CAGAACTCTCCTTCCAGATTTCCAAAACCATTCTTGTACTCTTCCCAATTCCGATAGAAATCCGTCGATCCGTTAAAACGATGTTGAATCACAATCCAGCCTCCGGATTCGTAATCTTGATCACAAAGCACCCTCATCGGTTCGTTGAAGGTGTTATTCGGTTGAATGGAGTATATTCCGGAAGAGGGAACCTCGCTGCAGGATGTGTACACATTGTCCCGCACTTTGTTTGAATCGTTCTTGTGTTGTATGATGCTTTCCATTCTACTGCTTAAATCATTAATCTTTTTTACCAGCTGTTCTTCTACCTCAGTAAAACGATCTTCTAGAAATTGCAGTTTCGTCATGATCATttcgaaagcaaaaccttGAACAGCACTAGATGTATCTGGAGTTAAATCACATTGTGTACTAACAATGATACTGCACAGAGTTAATATAAATGGAAGACTGATCCCAAACATGTTGATATTACTGGCAAAACTGTAACAATGACACTGGAAGCTAAATGTAAACCTTCTTATATATGTAAGCCGTTCAAAGTGCATGTCAAACTTATCTTTTGATTGACCATGGACAATGCGAGAAATGTTCATTctctgattatttttattcctttcaaaCGGCCTCAGTGTGCCATGTTAGTTTGTATACAAGTTCGTTATGGTGCTTTATCTGGAGAAAGTATGTCAACTTTTAACCGTGTTACAAGAGTTGCTTAG
The DNA window shown above is from Anopheles funestus chromosome 3RL, idAnoFuneDA-416_04, whole genome shotgun sequence and carries:
- the LOC125767127 gene encoding ryncolin-1-like produces the protein MTKLQFLEDRFTEVEEQLVKKINDLSSRMESIIQHKNDSNKVRDNVYTSCSEVPSSGIYSIQPNNTFNEPMRVLCDQDYESGGWIVIQHRFNGSTDFYRNWEEYKNGFGNLEGEFWLGLDRIHQLTASRPHELVVLIENIYDVKWFDKYDQFEIGDENEKYVLKKLDYNS